A stretch of Mesoplodon densirostris isolate mMesDen1 chromosome 7, mMesDen1 primary haplotype, whole genome shotgun sequence DNA encodes these proteins:
- the RAG2 gene encoding V(D)J recombination-activating protein 2 translates to MSLQMVTVGNNIALIQPGFSLMNFDGQVFFFGQKGWPKRSCPTGVFHFDVKHNHLKLKPAVFSKDSCYLPPLRYPATCTFKGNLESEKQQYIIHGGKTPNNELSDKIYIMSVVCKNNKKVTFRCTEKDLVGDVPEGRYGHSIDVVYSRGKSVGVLFGGRSYIPSAQRTTEKWNSVADCLPHVFLVDFEFGCSTSYILPELQDGLSFHVSIARNDTIYILGGHSLANNIRPANVYRIRVDLPLGCPAVSCTVMPGGISVSSAILTQISNDEFVIIGGYQLENQKRMVCNIISFEDNKMEIREMETPDWTPDIKHSKIWFGSNMGNGTIFLGIPGDNKQVVSEAFYFYMLKCAEDDVNEDQKTFTNSQTSTEDPGDSTPFEDSEEFCFSAEANSFDGDDEFDTYNEDDEEDESETGYWITCCPTCDVDINTWVPFYSTELNKPAMIYCSHGDGHWVHAQCMDLAENTLIHLSEGSNKYYCNEHVEIARALQTPKRVLPLKKPPLKSLHKKGSGKIITPAKKSFLRRLFD, encoded by the coding sequence ATGTCACTACAAATGGTAACAGTCGGTAATAACATAGCCTTAATTCAACCAGGCTTCTCATTAATGAATTTTGATGggcaagttttcttttttggccaaaAAGGCTGGCCCAAAAGGTCCTGCCCCACTGGGGTTTTCCATTTTGATGTAAAGCATAACCATCTCAAACTGAAGCCAGCAGTTTTCTCTAAGGATTCCTGCTACCTTCCTCCTCTTCGTTACCCAGCCACTTGCACATTCAAAGGCAACTTAGAGTCTGAAAAGCAACAGTACATCATCCATGGAGGGAAAACACCAAACAATGAGCTTTCAGATAAGATTTATATCATGTCTGTTGTTtgcaagaacaacaaaaaagttacTTTTCGCTGCACAGAGAAAGACTTGGTAGGAGATGTTCCTGAAGGCAGGTATGGTCATTCCATTGATGTGGTGTATAGTCGCGGAAAAAGTGTGGGTGTTCTCTTTGGAGGACGGTCATACATACCTTCCGCCCAAAGAACCACAGAAAAATGGAACAGTGTAGCTGACTGCCTGCCCCATGTTTTCTTGGTGGATTTTGAATTTGGGTGCTCTACGTCATACATTCTTCCAGAACTTCAGGATGGGCTATCTTTTCACGTCTCCATTGCCAgaaatgataccatttatattttAGGAGGCCATTCACTTGCCAATAACATCCGCCCTGCCAATGTATACAGAATAAGGGTTGATCTCCCTCTGGGTTGCCCAGCTGTGAGTTGCACAGTCATGCCAGGAGGAATCTCTGTCTCCAGTGCAATCCTGACTCAAATAAGCAATGATGaatttgttatcattggtggctATCAACTTGAAAATCAAAAAAGAATGGTCTGCAACATCATCTCTTTCGAGGACAACAAGATGGAAATTCGTGAGATGGAAACCCCAGATTGGACCCCAGATATTAAGCACAGCAAGATATGGTTTGGAAGCAACATGGGAAATGGAACTATTTTCCTCGGCATACCAGGAGACAATAAACAGGTTGTTTCAGAAGCATTCTATTTCTATATGTTGAAATGTGCTGAAGATGATGTGAATGAAGATCAGAAAACATTCACCAATAGTCAGACATCAACAGAAGACCCAGGGGACTCCACTCCCTTTGAAGACTCAGAAGAATTTTGTTTCAGTGCAGAAGCAAATAGttttgatggtgatgatgaattTGACACCTATAATGAAGATGATGAGGAAGATGAGTCTGAAACGGGCTATTGGATTACATGCTGCCCTACTTGTGATGTGGATATCAACACTTGGGTACCATTTTATTCAACTGAGCTCAACAAACCTGCCATGATTTATTGCTCTCATGGAGATGGGCATTGGGTCCATGCCCAGTGTATGGATCTGGCAGAAAACACACTCATCCATCTGTCAGAAGGAAGCAACAAATATTATTGCAATGAGCATGTGGAGATAGCAAGAGCACTGCAAACCCCCAAAAGAGTTCTACCCTTAAAAAAGCCTCCACTGAAATCCCTCCACAAAAAGGGTTCTGGGAAAATTATTACTCCTGCCAAGAAATCCTTTCTTAGAAGGTTGTTTGATTAG